The following coding sequences are from one Pseudopipra pipra isolate bDixPip1 chromosome 16, bDixPip1.hap1, whole genome shotgun sequence window:
- the ANTKMT gene encoding adenine nucleotide translocase lysine N-methyltransferase isoform X2, giving the protein MEPGEPGWEPGEPGWEPGWEPGEPGWARGGPALGGRGLLALAVASGAAAWATWALVLMPGFRRVPLRLQVVEAYKQGLRPALGYELNPWLLCLANYRAWRAGYHGKVSFLKEDLWKVDLSDCNNVIVFLAPSVKPPLATKLLAELPDGARVVSGRFPFPSWTPSSTLGQGLEQVWAYDMKEVRRAAQSSAQGSPV; this is encoded by the exons ATGGAgccgggggagccgggctgggagcCGGGCGAGCCGGGCTgggagccgggctgggagcCGGGCGAGCCGGGCTGGGCACGGGGCGGGCCGGCCCTGGGCGGGCGGGGGCTGCTGGCCCTGGCCGTGGCCAGCGGGGCGGCCGCCTGGGCCACCTGGGCGCTCGTGCTGATGCCCGGCTTTCGCCGCGTCCCCCTGCGGCTGCAG gtGGTCGAGGCTTACAAACAGGGCCTGAGGCCAGCCCTGGGCTATGAGCTCAATCCCTGGCTGCTGTGTCTCGCCAACTACCGTGCCTGGAGGGCCGGGTACCACGGGAAGGTCTCCTTCTTGAAGGAAGATCTGTGGAAG GTGGATCTTTCCGACTGCAACAATGTGATCGTGTTCCTGGCCCCCAGCGTG aAACCTCCCTTGGCCACGAAGCTCCTGGCAGAACTCCCCGACGGGGCCCGGGTGGTGTCTGGACGCTTCCCCTTCCCGTCCTGGACTCccagcagcaccctggggcaggggctggagcaggtctggGCCTATGACATGAAGGAGGTGCGTCGAGCAGCGCAGAGCAGCGCCCAGGGGAGCCCTGTCTGA
- the METRN gene encoding meteorin isoform X1: MPGGAGEPRGALGLRQRRVPVPRRRGGGRGGCSGARPSAAIGGKFGARRGAAAALPRPRRPGPGAGALRAGPGRAGPPGAAAGAAMWALRALCLAGLGAAIGGVSADQCSWRGSGLSQEAGSVEQLSLHCAEGSLEWLYPTGALRLRLTPRLPPTTAAVKGGSPQHVTACVKPTGTFRGAQLYLEREGVLELLLPEAPRPRARCFSWLPQEKVALFLQATPHPDISRRIAAFRYELRGDWLARPALPTASLGAEGACRPCNDTEILMAICTSDFVIRGSIRSVSNDAELQESIIGVSATRIHRQKFPLFQVGGRPGRPVGSIRTPLRCGVKPGPGTFLFTGWLHFGEAWLSCAPRYRDFQRIYEGAQRTRQNPCEFPVD; this comes from the exons AtgccggggggcgcgggggagccccggggggctctggggctgcGGCAGCGGCGAGTGCCGGTGCCccggcggcggggagggggccgAGGGGGCTGCTCCGGTGCCCGCCCCTCCGCCGCTATTGGCGGAAAGTTCGGGGCGCGCCgcggggcggcggccgcgctgccccgtccccgccgccccggccccggtgCGGGAGCGctgcgggcagggccgggccgggccgggccgcccggggccgccgcgggCGCGGCCATGTGGGCGCTGCGGGCGCTGTGCCTggccgggctgggggcggcCATCGGCGGCGTCTCAGCGGACCAGTGCAGCTGGAGGGGCAG TGGGCTGTCACAGGAGGCAGGCAGCGTGGAGCAGCTGTCCCTGCACTGCGCCGAGGGCTCTCTGGAGTGGCTGTACCCCACGGGGGCCCTTCGTCTCCGCCTGACCCCCCGCCTGCCCCCCACCACCGCCGCTGTCAAGGGCGGGAGCCCGCAGCACGTCACCGCCTGCGTCAAACCCACTGGGACCTTCCGGGGGGCTCAGCTTTACCTGGAGAGGGAGggggtgctggagctgctgctgccagaggccccccggccccgcgcccgctgTTTCAGCTGGCTGCCCCAGGAGAAGGTGGCCCTGTTCCTGCAGGCCACCCCACACCCCGACATCAGCCGCCGCATCGCCGCCTTCCGCTACGAGCTGCGGGGGGACTGGCTGGcccgcccggccctgcccaCCGCCAGCCTCGGGGCAGAGG GCGCGTGTCGGCCGTGCAACGACACCGAGATCCTGATGGCCATTTGCACTAGTGACTTTG TGATCCGTGGCAGCATCCGGAGCGTGTCCAACGACGCGGAGCTGCAGGAATCCATCATCGGGGTGAGCGCCACCCGCATCCACCGACAGAAGTTCCCGCTCTTCCAGGTGGGCGGGCGGCCGGGGCGGCCCGTGGGCAGCATCCGCACCCCCCTGCGCTGCGGGGTCAAGCCGGGCCCCGGCACCTTCCTGTTCACGGGATGGCTGCATTTTGGGGAGGCCTGGTTGAGCTGCGCCCCCCGCTACCGGGACTTCCAGCGCATCTACGAGGGGGCCCAGCGCACGCGCCAGAACCCCTGTGAGTTCCCCGTGGACTGA
- the METRN gene encoding meteorin isoform X2 — translation MPGGAGEPRGALGLRQRRVPVPRRRGGGRGGCSGARPSAAIGGKFGARRGAAAALPRPRRPGPGAGALRAGPGRAGPPGAAAGAAMWALRALCLAGLGAAIGGVSADQCSWRGSGLSQEAGSVEQLSLHCAEGSLEWLYPTGALRLRLTPRLPPTTAAVKGGSPQHVTACVKPTGTFRGAQLYLEREGVLELLLPEAPRPRARCFSWLPQEKVALFLQATPHPDISRRIAAFRYELRGDWLARPALPTASLGAEGACRPCNDTEILMAICTSDFVIRGSIRSVSNDAELQESIIGVSATRIHRQKFPLFQRIYEGAQRTRQNPCEFPVD, via the exons AtgccggggggcgcgggggagccccggggggctctggggctgcGGCAGCGGCGAGTGCCGGTGCCccggcggcggggagggggccgAGGGGGCTGCTCCGGTGCCCGCCCCTCCGCCGCTATTGGCGGAAAGTTCGGGGCGCGCCgcggggcggcggccgcgctgccccgtccccgccgccccggccccggtgCGGGAGCGctgcgggcagggccgggccgggccgggccgcccggggccgccgcgggCGCGGCCATGTGGGCGCTGCGGGCGCTGTGCCTggccgggctgggggcggcCATCGGCGGCGTCTCAGCGGACCAGTGCAGCTGGAGGGGCAG TGGGCTGTCACAGGAGGCAGGCAGCGTGGAGCAGCTGTCCCTGCACTGCGCCGAGGGCTCTCTGGAGTGGCTGTACCCCACGGGGGCCCTTCGTCTCCGCCTGACCCCCCGCCTGCCCCCCACCACCGCCGCTGTCAAGGGCGGGAGCCCGCAGCACGTCACCGCCTGCGTCAAACCCACTGGGACCTTCCGGGGGGCTCAGCTTTACCTGGAGAGGGAGggggtgctggagctgctgctgccagaggccccccggccccgcgcccgctgTTTCAGCTGGCTGCCCCAGGAGAAGGTGGCCCTGTTCCTGCAGGCCACCCCACACCCCGACATCAGCCGCCGCATCGCCGCCTTCCGCTACGAGCTGCGGGGGGACTGGCTGGcccgcccggccctgcccaCCGCCAGCCTCGGGGCAGAGG GCGCGTGTCGGCCGTGCAACGACACCGAGATCCTGATGGCCATTTGCACTAGTGACTTTG TGATCCGTGGCAGCATCCGGAGCGTGTCCAACGACGCGGAGCTGCAGGAATCCATCATCGGGGTGAGCGCCACCCGCATCCACCGACAGAAGTTCCCGCTCTTCCAG CGCATCTACGAGGGGGCCCAGCGCACGCGCCAGAACCCCTGTGAGTTCCCCGTGGACTGA
- the FBXL16 gene encoding F-box/LRR-repeat protein 16 isoform X1, whose translation MFPSILPSLPSFLPTALPAPLHSSPHFSIPPSVLPLLHPSIPPPSFHPPVPPSIPHPSTPAFPHPPPLSPCTPSCQPSPARTPHIIPCVPHPHLASPGASAIPSRSIIATGDRVSLTGSAGDTRVRVCKRACACAPSSLGWLAGGTPLLHPPGSGSGPIPPLHSPLIFPVVSRGWGGGRAGSGPFANGDFWGDYSRFSFWWFFFLQPREDGHKAWHELRETGLERDLWKMSSPRNGDTKPPCLPRNGLVKIPTQPNGLGSASITKGTPAMKNRLCQPSSVPAILSPALAHRSDLPIPSLASPLSLAALASVSSPPGASLVGLNTSEGSEQPSPERLPGSPSERQLAVDEKILNRLFWYFSACEKCVLAQVCKAWRRVLYQPKFWVGLTPVLHTKELYNILPGGEKEFVSLQGFAVRGFDGFCLVGVSDLDICEFIDNYPLSKKGVKSMSLKRSTITDAGLEVMLEQMQGVVRLELSGCNDFTEAGLWSSLNARITALSVSDCINVADDAIAAISQLLPNLTELNLQAYHVTDTALAYFTAKQGYTTHTLRLNSCWEITNHGVVNMVHSLPNLSVLSLSGCSKVTDDGVELVAENLRKLRSLDLSWCPRITDMALEYIACDLHKLEELVLDRCVRITDTGLSYLSTMSSLRSLYLRWCCQVQDFGLKHLLGMSSLRLLSLAGCPLLTTTGLSGLVQLQELEELELTNCPGATPELFKYFSQHLPCCMVIE comes from the exons atgtttccatccatccttccatccctgCCTTCATTtctccccacagccctccctgcaCCTCTCCATTCTTCCCCCCatttctccatccctccctccgtCCTTCcactcctccatccctccatcccccctccaTCTTTCCATCCCCCcgtccctccctccatcccccatCCTTCCACCCCTGCATTCCCCCACCCACcacccctctctccctgcacacccagctgccagcccagccctgcccgcaCCCCCCACATCATTCCCTGTGTCCCGCACCCTCACCTTGCCTCTCCCGGTGCCAGTGCGATCCCATCGCGATCCATTATCGCTACGGGCGACCGTGTCTCTTTAACAGGCTCCGCTGGTGACACGCGTGTGCGTGTGTGCAAACGCGCGTGTGCGtgtgctcccagctccctgggctggctggcaggagggacCCCCCTTCTCCATCCCCCCGGATCCGGATCCGGCCCCATTCCCCCCCTCCACTCCCCGcttatttttcctgttgtttcgCGGGGTtggggcgggggccgggcgggaTCCGGCCCCTTTGCCAAcggggatttttggggggattaTTCCCGGTTTTCcttctggtggttttttttcctgcaaccGAGAGAAGACGGGCACAAGGCATGGCATGAGCTTCGGGAGACGGGGCTGGAG AGAGACCTGTGGAAGATGTCGAGCCCGAGAAACGGCGACACCAAGCCCCCATGTTTGCCCCGCAATGGACTGGTGAAGATCCCCACGCAACCCAACGGCCTCGGCTCCGCCAGCATCACCAAAGGCACCCCCGCCATGAAAAACCGCCTGTGCCAGCCTTCCTCCGTGCCTGCCATCCTCAGCCCGGCCTTAGCCCACCGCAGTGACCTGCCCATCCCCAGCCTGGCCTCCCCACTCTCCTTGGCTGCCCTGGCCAGCGTGTCCTCCCCTCCCGGCGCTTCCTTGGTGGGACTGAACACGAGTGAGGGCTCGGAGCAGCCCTCTCCGGAGCGGCTGCCGGGCTCGCCCTCGGAGAGGCAGCTGGCGGTGGACGAGAAGATCCTCAACCGCTTGTTCTGGTACTTTTCAGCGTGTGAGAAGTGTGTGCTGGCACAGGTGTGCAAGGCGTGGCGGCGGGTGCTTTACCAGCCCAAGTTCTGGGTGGGCTTGACACCTGTCCTGCACACCAAAGAGCTCTACAACATCCTGCCCGGTGGGGAGAAGGAGTTTGTCAGCCTACAGGGCTTCGCCGTCCGCGGCTTTGACGGCTTCTGCCTCGTGGGCGTCTCTGACCTGGACATTTGTGAGTTCATTGACAACTACCCCCTCTCCAAGAAGGGAGTCAAGTCCATGAGCCTTAAGAGGTCGACCATCACAGATGCGGGGTTGGAG GTGATGCTGGAGCAGATGCAGGGCGTGGTGCGGCTGGAGCTGTCGGGCTGCAACGACTTCACAGAGGCGGGGCTGTGGTCCAGCCTAAACGCCCGGATCACGGCCCTGAGTGTCAGCGACTGCATCAACGTGGCCGACGACGCCATCGCCGCCATCTCGCAGCTCCTGCCCAACCTCACCGAGCTCAACCTGCAGGCCTACCACGTGACGGACACGGCGCTCGCCTACTTCACCGCCAAGCAGGGCTACACCACCCACACCCTGCGCCTCAACTCCTGCTGGGAGATCACCAACCATGGTGTGGTCAACATGGTGCACAGCCTGCCCAACCTGAGCGTCCTCAGCCTCTCGGGCTGCTCCAAGGTGACGGATGACGGGGTGGAGCTGGTGGCCGAGAACCTGCGGAAGCTGCGCAGCCTCGACCTCTCCTGGTGCCCTCGTATCACCGACATGGCCCTGGAGTACATCGCCTGCGACCTGCACaagctggaggagctggtgcTCGACAG GTGCGTGCGGATCACCGACACCGGCCTCAGCTACCTGTCCACCATGTCGTCCCTGCGGAGCCTCTACCTGCGCTGGTGCTGCCAG gtgcAGGATTTTGGCCTGAAGCATCTCCTGGGCATGAGCAGCCTGCGTCTGCTCTCACTGGCTG GCTGTCCCTTGCTGACCACCACGGGGCTGTCGGGGCtggtgcagctgcaggagctggaggagctggaactCACCAACTGTCCCGGGGCCACCCCGGAGCTCTTCAAATACTTCTCGCAGCACCTCCCGTGCTGCATGGTGATCGAGTAG
- the FBXL16 gene encoding F-box/LRR-repeat protein 16 isoform X2 codes for MSSPRNGDTKPPCLPRNGLVKIPTQPNGLGSASITKGTPAMKNRLCQPSSVPAILSPALAHRSDLPIPSLASPLSLAALASVSSPPGASLVGLNTSEGSEQPSPERLPGSPSERQLAVDEKILNRLFWYFSACEKCVLAQVCKAWRRVLYQPKFWVGLTPVLHTKELYNILPGGEKEFVSLQGFAVRGFDGFCLVGVSDLDICEFIDNYPLSKKGVKSMSLKRSTITDAGLEVMLEQMQGVVRLELSGCNDFTEAGLWSSLNARITALSVSDCINVADDAIAAISQLLPNLTELNLQAYHVTDTALAYFTAKQGYTTHTLRLNSCWEITNHGVVNMVHSLPNLSVLSLSGCSKVTDDGVELVAENLRKLRSLDLSWCPRITDMALEYIACDLHKLEELVLDRCVRITDTGLSYLSTMSSLRSLYLRWCCQVQDFGLKHLLGMSSLRLLSLAGCPLLTTTGLSGLVQLQELEELELTNCPGATPELFKYFSQHLPCCMVIE; via the exons ATGTCGAGCCCGAGAAACGGCGACACCAAGCCCCCATGTTTGCCCCGCAATGGACTGGTGAAGATCCCCACGCAACCCAACGGCCTCGGCTCCGCCAGCATCACCAAAGGCACCCCCGCCATGAAAAACCGCCTGTGCCAGCCTTCCTCCGTGCCTGCCATCCTCAGCCCGGCCTTAGCCCACCGCAGTGACCTGCCCATCCCCAGCCTGGCCTCCCCACTCTCCTTGGCTGCCCTGGCCAGCGTGTCCTCCCCTCCCGGCGCTTCCTTGGTGGGACTGAACACGAGTGAGGGCTCGGAGCAGCCCTCTCCGGAGCGGCTGCCGGGCTCGCCCTCGGAGAGGCAGCTGGCGGTGGACGAGAAGATCCTCAACCGCTTGTTCTGGTACTTTTCAGCGTGTGAGAAGTGTGTGCTGGCACAGGTGTGCAAGGCGTGGCGGCGGGTGCTTTACCAGCCCAAGTTCTGGGTGGGCTTGACACCTGTCCTGCACACCAAAGAGCTCTACAACATCCTGCCCGGTGGGGAGAAGGAGTTTGTCAGCCTACAGGGCTTCGCCGTCCGCGGCTTTGACGGCTTCTGCCTCGTGGGCGTCTCTGACCTGGACATTTGTGAGTTCATTGACAACTACCCCCTCTCCAAGAAGGGAGTCAAGTCCATGAGCCTTAAGAGGTCGACCATCACAGATGCGGGGTTGGAG GTGATGCTGGAGCAGATGCAGGGCGTGGTGCGGCTGGAGCTGTCGGGCTGCAACGACTTCACAGAGGCGGGGCTGTGGTCCAGCCTAAACGCCCGGATCACGGCCCTGAGTGTCAGCGACTGCATCAACGTGGCCGACGACGCCATCGCCGCCATCTCGCAGCTCCTGCCCAACCTCACCGAGCTCAACCTGCAGGCCTACCACGTGACGGACACGGCGCTCGCCTACTTCACCGCCAAGCAGGGCTACACCACCCACACCCTGCGCCTCAACTCCTGCTGGGAGATCACCAACCATGGTGTGGTCAACATGGTGCACAGCCTGCCCAACCTGAGCGTCCTCAGCCTCTCGGGCTGCTCCAAGGTGACGGATGACGGGGTGGAGCTGGTGGCCGAGAACCTGCGGAAGCTGCGCAGCCTCGACCTCTCCTGGTGCCCTCGTATCACCGACATGGCCCTGGAGTACATCGCCTGCGACCTGCACaagctggaggagctggtgcTCGACAG GTGCGTGCGGATCACCGACACCGGCCTCAGCTACCTGTCCACCATGTCGTCCCTGCGGAGCCTCTACCTGCGCTGGTGCTGCCAG gtgcAGGATTTTGGCCTGAAGCATCTCCTGGGCATGAGCAGCCTGCGTCTGCTCTCACTGGCTG GCTGTCCCTTGCTGACCACCACGGGGCTGTCGGGGCtggtgcagctgcaggagctggaggagctggaactCACCAACTGTCCCGGGGCCACCCCGGAGCTCTTCAAATACTTCTCGCAGCACCTCCCGTGCTGCATGGTGATCGAGTAG
- the ANTKMT gene encoding adenine nucleotide translocase lysine N-methyltransferase isoform X1 yields the protein MEPGEPGWEPGEPGWEPGWEPGEPGWARGGPALGGRGLLALAVASGAAAWATWALVLMPGFRRVPLRLQVPYQPSSPRQVANALALLRGRAGKTVDLGSGDGRLVVEAYKQGLRPALGYELNPWLLCLANYRAWRAGYHGKVSFLKEDLWKVDLSDCNNVIVFLAPSVKPPLATKLLAELPDGARVVSGRFPFPSWTPSSTLGQGLEQVWAYDMKEVRRAAQSSAQGSPV from the exons ATGGAgccgggggagccgggctgggagcCGGGCGAGCCGGGCTgggagccgggctgggagcCGGGCGAGCCGGGCTGGGCACGGGGCGGGCCGGCCCTGGGCGGGCGGGGGCTGCTGGCCCTGGCCGTGGCCAGCGGGGCGGCCGCCTGGGCCACCTGGGCGCTCGTGCTGATGCCCGGCTTTCGCCGCGTCCCCCTGCGGCTGCAG gtgCCCTACCAGCCCTCCAGCCCCCGGCAAGTGGCCAACGCCCTGGCGCTGCTGCGGGGACGCGCGGGGAAGACGGTGGATCTGGGATCGGGAGATGGACGGCTC gtGGTCGAGGCTTACAAACAGGGCCTGAGGCCAGCCCTGGGCTATGAGCTCAATCCCTGGCTGCTGTGTCTCGCCAACTACCGTGCCTGGAGGGCCGGGTACCACGGGAAGGTCTCCTTCTTGAAGGAAGATCTGTGGAAG GTGGATCTTTCCGACTGCAACAATGTGATCGTGTTCCTGGCCCCCAGCGTG aAACCTCCCTTGGCCACGAAGCTCCTGGCAGAACTCCCCGACGGGGCCCGGGTGGTGTCTGGACGCTTCCCCTTCCCGTCCTGGACTCccagcagcaccctggggcaggggctggagcaggtctggGCCTATGACATGAAGGAGGTGCGTCGAGCAGCGCAGAGCAGCGCCCAGGGGAGCCCTGTCTGA